The following proteins come from a genomic window of Triticum aestivum cultivar Chinese Spring chromosome 6A, IWGSC CS RefSeq v2.1, whole genome shotgun sequence:
- the LOC123128054 gene encoding ubiquitin carboxyl-terminal hydrolase 21, translating into MADDDAAASLSQPSPAKGDISLENGDEKSKQCQPFFSMCQPLQAVSYSNSWDSVCAPAATEPCQTSGLDSVDDEYMPSAPSFPDSQQPHSESISAVVDESNKLCSPPSPTDKECDVEQLQLESEELLDDSGVLDGEIRQQSEPLTTDEPSSVDEIKKWGADTKQHSPPLHNTKHWSSNRALEPSDNENKPLSLFFSRFRQPQSVGAGLRNMGNTCFLNATLQCITHTVPLFKKLRCTDHSTPCSYDEDGFCSFCALKEHIEESIRRSGAVLVPVRFKDNLSKLSSDFRPGQQEDAHEFLRCLLDNLHKCTLDPKSKGKLSSFDEESIVKQVFGGRLKSLLTCRDCGHCSETFEPFLDLSLEIDQVDDLVAALESFTKVEQVGDDENKLTCESCKVQVCKDKRLVLDKAPDVIAFQLKRFTTLDNSIEKIDKHVAYPSELDLKPFHNNPDKEELMYDLYGVVEHSGLPNYGHYVCTIRSSPSTWHLMNDSNVDSITETCALNQEAYILFYVRQGMFPWFSSLLEEARSGASPVSVLDNIDADCLTSSNRSPGDKFEIGETSECKTSLLAEEPTKRSSVDASNSTKKKEETTPLRASFQDDVGRRHAPSASEITNLERPSTPPPCPKRTISVDDFEVFKFEEFDDKDTPLMPKSEHQLKVKKPKAASASKSVKGPSVDKNATRLMRGMPSARRKGLLDCMISQQNVAQEPRRGSRSDPLGKKKRKLDTNSVAVLQY; encoded by the exons ATGGCGGACGACGACGCCGCCGCGAGCCTGAGCCAGCCCTCCCCCGCGAAG GGCGACATCTCTCTAGAAAATGGGGATGAGAAAAGTAAGCAGTGCCAACCATTCTTCTCCATGTGCCAACCGCTTCAGGCTGTT AGCTATTCAAATTCCTGGGATAGTGTTTGTGCTCCTGCAGCAACAGAACCTTGTCAAACT AGCGGCTTGGATTCAGTGGATGATGAATACATGCCAAGTGCACCTTCTTTTCCTGATAGCCAGCAGCCCCATTCTGAG AGCATTTCTGCTGTAGTAGATGAATCAAACAAGTTATGTTCACCACCTTCACCTACGGATAAGGAATGTGATGTGGAACAACTTCAGCTGGAATCTGAGGAATTATTG GATGACTCAGGTGTGCTAGATGGGGAAATAAGGCAGCAGTCAGAACCCCTTACCACAGATGAACCCAGTTCTGTT GATGAAATCAAAAAATGGGGGGCGGATACTAAGCAGCACTCACCACCCCTTCATAACACTAAGCATTGGAGCTCAAAT CGTGCCCTTGAACCTTCTGACAATGAAAATAAGCCGCTCTCCTTGTTTTTTTCTCGCTTCAGACAACCCCAGTCAGTG GGAGCTGGTCTTCGGAATATGGGGAACACATGCTTCTTAAATGCAACTCTTCAGTGCATAACTCATACTGTCCCACTTTTTAAGAAGCTCCGCTGCACTGACCACTCTACTCCATGCTCAT ATGATGAAGATGGGTTCTGTTCCTTTTGCGCCCTTAAAGAACACATTGAAGAATCAATTCGAAGGTCTGGAGCTGTTTTAGTGCCAGTGAGGTTCAAAGATAATTTAAGCA AATTATCGTCAGATTTTAGACCAGGACAGCAAGAGGATGCACATGAGTTCCTTCGTTGCTTGCTCGATAATTTGCACAAATGCACCCTTGATCCCAAGTCAAAGGGGAAGCTCTCATCTTTTGATGAGGAAAGTATTGTCAAACAGGTGTTTGGTGGTCGGCTTAAAAGCCTG TTGACATGCCGTGATTGTGGTCACTGTTCGGAGACATTTGAGCCCTTCCTGGATCTCAGCTTGGAGATTGATCAGGTTGATGACCTTGTTGCTGCTTTGGAATCTTTTACCAAGGTGGAGCAAGTTGGTGACGATGAGAACAAGCTCACCTGTGAAAGTTGTAAAGTTCAAGTTTGTAAGGATAAGCGGCTTGTGCTTGATAAAGCACCTGATGTCATTGCATTTCAACTCAAGCGCTTCACCACCCTTGACAATTCCATTGAAAAGATTGACAAACATGTGGCATACCCATCAGAACTTGATTTGAAGCCTTTCCACAATAATCCAGACAAGGAG GAACTAATGTATGATCTTTATGGCGTTGTTGAGCATTCTGGCTTACCTAACTATGGCCATTATGTGTGCACTATTCGTTCTTCACCAAGCACCTGGCACTTGATGAATGACTCAAAT GTTGATTCTATTACTGAGACGTGTGCACTAAACCAGGAAGCATATATACTCTTCTATGTTAGGCAGGGCATGTTTCCGTGGTTCTCAAGTTTGCTAGAGGAGGCCAGGAGTGGTGCATCTCCTGTGTCAGTTTTGGATAATATAGATGCAGACTGTTTAACTTCCAGTAATAGAAGTCCTGGTGATAAGTTTGAGATTGGTGAAACAAGTGAATGCAAAACATCTCTCCTTGCTGAGGAACCAACTAAGAGATCTTCAGTTGATGCTTCCAACAGcacaaagaaaaaagaagaaaccaCTCCACTCAGAGCATCTTTCCAAGATGATGTGGGGAGGAGGCATGCCCCTAGTGCTTCAGAAATCACCAATCTGGAGAGACCATCAACTCCACCTCCATGTCCCAAGCGAACGATCTCTGTTGATGACTTTGAGGTGTTTAAGTTTGAGGAATTTG ATGACAAGGACACTCCTCTGATGCCAAAGTCTGAGCATCAACTGAAGGTGAAGAAACCGAAGGCTGCTTCTGCATCTAAATCTGTGAAGGGCCCTAGTGTGGACAAAAACGCAACACGGTTGATGAGGGGCATGCCATCTGCACGAAGAAAAGGCCTGCTGGACTGCATGATCTCACAGCAGAATGTTGCGCAGGAGCCCCGCAGGGGCTCTCGAAGTGACCCTCTGGGCaaaaagaagaggaagctggacacCAACTCGGTGGCAGTTCTTCAGTACTAA
- the LOC123128053 gene encoding ABC transporter B family member 2 codes for MSSSVHGAGQNQNEAGGGGGDNGRKKAGAEEKVEKVPFMKLFSFADRWDYVLMAVGSVGACAHGASVPVFFIFFGKLINIIGIASFFPAMVSGRVAKYSLDFVYLGVVILFSSWTEVACWMHTGERQAAKMRLAYLRSMLDQDIAVFDTEASTGEVINAITSDVLVVQDAISEKVGNFMHYISRFLAGFAIGFSRVWQISLVTLAIVPLIAIAGGTYAYVTIGLMARVRKSYVKAGEIAEEVIGNVRTVQAFVGEEKAVRTYREALLRTYKYGKRGGLAKGLGLGSMHSVLFLSWALLVWFTGIVVHKRISNGGESFTTMLNVVIAGLSLGQAAPNISTFLRARTAAYPIFQMIERSTVNKSSSRAGRTLQAVEGNIHFRDVRFAYPSRPDVVILDRLSLDFPAGKIVALVGGSGSGKSTVVSLIERFYEPLSGAVLLDGHDIRDLDVKWLRGQIGLVNQEPALFATSIRENILYGKSDATADEIDHAAKLSEAITFINNLPERYETQVGERGIQLSGGQKQRIAISRAILKNPSILLLDEATSALDAESEKSVQEALDRVMVGRTTVVIAHRLSTIRNADTIAVVDGGRIVETGTHEQLMANPLSAYSSLIQLQEAAQLQRKPSFSHSTSITRPLSFKYSRELSRTSRGGSFRSDKDSISRYGAGEANDEGQGKGKPVSMKKLYSMVRPDWVFGVSGTLSAFVAGAQMPLFALGVTQALVSYYMGWETTKREVRKIATLFCGGAVLTVVFHVIEHLSFGIMGERLTLRVREKMFAAILRNEIGWFDSTTHTSSMLASRLETDATLVRTIVVDRSTILLQNVGMIVTSLIIAFILNWRITLVVLATYPLMVSGHISEKMFMKGYGGNLGKSYLKANMLAAEAVSNMRTVAAFCAEEKVIKLYADELKEPGKRSFRRGQGAGVFYGVSQFFLFSSYALALWYGSHLMSKELATFRSVMKSFMVLIVTALAMGETLAMAPDIIKGNQMASSVFEILDRKTEVQIDTGDDIKKVEGVIQLRDVEFRYPSRSEVAVFKGLDLLMKAGKSMALVGMSGSGKSTVLSLILRFYDPIAGKVLVDGKDIKKLKLKSLRRHIGLVQQEPALFATTIYENILYGKDGATEAEVIEAAKLANAHTFISSLPEGYQTKVGERGVQLSGGQKQRIAIARAIVKDPAILLLDEATSALDVESERVVQQALDRVMKNRTTVMVAHRLSTIKNADVISVIQDGKIIEQGDHQHLIENKNGAYHKLVNLQQQQQQQLQGGQSS; via the exons ATGAGCTCGTCGGTGCACGGCGCCGGCCAGAACCAGAacgaggcgggaggcggcggcggcgataaTGGCAGAAAGAAGGCGGGGGCGGAGGAGAAGGTGGAGAAGGTGCCGTTCATGAAGCTCTTCTCGTTCGCCGACCGGTGGGACTACGTGCTGATGGCGGTGGGCTCGGTGGGCGCGTGCGCGCACGGCGCCTCCGTGCccgtcttcttcatcttcttcggcaAGCTCATCAACATCATCGGCATCGCCTCCTTCTTCCCCGCCATGGTCTCCGGCCGCGTCGCCAAG TACTCGCTGGACTTCGTGTACCTGGGCGTGGTCATACTCTTCTCGTCGTGGACCG AGGTGGCGTGCTGGATGCACACGGGGGAGCGGCAGGCGGCGAAGATGCGGCTGGCGTACCTGCGGTCGATGCTGGACCAGGACATCGCCGTCTTCGACACCGAGGCGTCCACCGGCGAGGTCATCAACGCCATCACCAGCGACGTCCTCGTCGTCCAGGACGCCATCTCCGAGAAG GTGGGCAACTTCATGCACTACATCAGCCGGTTCCTGGCCGGGTTCGCCATCGGCTTCTCGCGCGTGTGGCAGATCAGCCTCGTCACGCTCGCCATCGTGCCGCTCATCGCCATCGCCGGCGGCACCTACGCCTACGTCACCATCGGCCTCATGGCGCGCGTCCGCAAGTCCTACGTCAAGGCCGGCGAGATCGCCGAGGAGGTGATCGGCAACGTGCGCACGGTGCAGGCCTTCGTCGGCGAGGAGAAGGCCGTGAGGACGTACCGCGAGGCGCTGCTGCGAACGTACAAGTACGGCAAGCGGGGCGGCCTCGCCAAGGGCCTCGGCCTCGGCTCCATGCACTCGGTGCTCTTCCTCTCCTGGGCGCTGCTCGTCTGGTTCACCGGCATCGTCGTCCACAAGCGCATCTCCAACGGCGGCGAGTCCTTCACCACCATGCTCAACGTCGTCATCGCCGGCCT GTCGCTTGGCCAGGCGGCGCCCAACATATCGACGTTCCTCCGGGCGAGGACGGCGGCGTACCCGATCTTCCAGATGATCGAGAGGAGCACCGTGAACAAGAGCAGCTCCAGGGCCGGCCGCACGCTGCAGGCGGTGGAGGGCAACATCCACTTCCGCGACGTGCGGTTCGCGTACCCGTCCCGCCCGGACGTGGTCATCCTCGACCGCCTCAGCCTGGACTTCCCGGCCGGCAAGATCGTCGCCCTCGTCGGCGGCAGCGGCTCCGGCAAGAGCACCGTGGTCTCCCTCATCGAGCGGTTCTACGAGCCGCTCTCCGGCGCGGTCCTCCTCGACGGCCACGACATCAGGGACCTGGACGTCAAGTGGCTGCGCGGGCAGATCGGGCTCGTCAACCAGGAGCCGGCGCTGTTCGCGACGAGCATCCGGGAGAACATACTCTACGGCAAGAGCGACGCCACCGCGGACGAGATCGACCACGCGGCGAAGCTGTCGGAGGCCATCaccttcatcaacaacctccccgagcGGTACGAGACGCAGGTCGGCGAGCGAGGGATACAGCTCTCTGGAGGGCAGAAGCAGCGGATCGCCATCTCGAGGGCGATACTCAAGAACCCATCCATACTGCTCCTCGACGAGGCCACCAGCGCGCTCGACGCCGAGTCCGAGAAGAGCGTGCAGGAGGCGCTGGACCGCGTCATGGTCGGCCGCACCACCGTGGTGATCGCGCACCGGCTGTCCACCATCAGGAACGCCGACACCATCGCCGTCGTGGACGGGGGCAGGATCGTCGAGACCGGCACGCACGAGCAGCTCATGGCCAACCCTCTCAGCGCCTACTCGTCGCTGATCCAGCTGCAGGAGGCTGCTCAGCTTCAGCGCAAGCCCTCTTTCTCGCACAGCACGAGCATCACCAGGCCACTAAG CTTCAAGTATTCGAGGGAGCTGTCAAGGACGAGCAGGGGTGGCAGCTTCCGCTCCGACAAGGACTCGATAAGCCGGTACGGCGCCGGGGAGGCGAACGACGAAGGGCAGGGCAAGGGGAAGCCCGTGTCCATGAAGAAGCTCTACTCCATGGTGCGGCCGGACTGGGTGTTCGGCGTGTCGGGCACCCTCAGCGCGTTCGTGGCGGGCGCCCAGATGCCGCTCTTCGCCCTGGGCGTGACGCAGGCGCTGGTGTCCTACTACATGGGGTGGGAGACCACCAAGAGGGAGGTGCGCAAGATCGCCACGCTCTTCTGCGGCGGCGCCGTGCTCACCGTGGTGTTCCACGTGATCGAGCACCTCAGCTTCGGCATCATGGGCGAGCGGCTCACGCTGCGCGTCCGGGAGAAGATGTTCGCGGCCATCCTGCGGAACGAGATCGGGTGGTTCGACAGCACCACCCACACCAGCTCCATGCTGGCGTCGCGGCTCGAGACCGACGCCACGCTGGTGCGCACCATCGTCGTCGACCGCTCCACCATCCTGCTGCAGAACGTCGGCATGATCGTCACCTCGCTCATCATCGCCTTCATACTCAACTGGAGGATTACGCTGGTCGTGCTCGCCACGTATCCCCTCATGGTCAGCGGCCACATCAGTGAG AAAATGTTCATGAAAGGATACGGAGGGAACCTTGGCAAGTCGTATCTGAAGGCCAACATGCTCGCCGCCGAGGCGGTGAGCAACATGAGGACGGTGGCCGCCTTCTGCGCGGAGGAGAAGGTGATAAAGCTCTACGCTGATGAGCTCAAGGAGCCCGGGAAGCGGTCCTTCCGGCGAGGACAGGGAGCCGGCGTCTTCTATGGAGTCTCTCAGTTCTTCCTCTTCTCTTCCTATGCGCTGGCTTTATG GTACGGTTCGCATCTGATGAGCAAGGAGTTGGCCACCTTCAGGTCCGTGATGAAGTCCTTCATGGTGCTCATAGTGACAGCGCTGGCAATGGGCGAGACGCTGGCGATGGCGCCGGACATCATCAAGGGGAACCAGATGGCGTCCTCGGTGTTCGAGATCCTGGACAGGAAGACCGAGGTCCAGATCGACACCGGCGACGACATCAAGAAGGTGGAGGGAGTGATCCAACTGCGGGACGTTGAATTCCGTTACCCGTCGAGGTCGGAGGTGGCCGTGTTCAAAGGTCTCGACCTCCTGATGAAGGCCGGCAAGAGCATGGCGCTCGTCGGGATGAGCGGCTCCGGCAAGAGCACCGTTCTCTCGCTCATCCTCCGCTTCTACGATCCGATCGCCGGAAAAGTTTTGGTCGATG gaaaggacatcaagaagcttaagcTGAAGTCGCTGAGGAGGCACATCGGCCTGGTGCAGCAAGAGCCGGCGCTGTTCGCGACGACGATCTACGAAAACATCCTCTATGGCAAGGACGGCGCGACGGAGGCCGAGGTCATCGAGGCGGCGAAGCTGGCGAACGCGCACACCTTCATCAGCTCGCTGCCGGAGGGGTACCAGACCAAGGTCGGGGAGCGCGGCGTGCAGCTGTCGGGCGGGCAGAAGCAGCGCATCGCCATCGCGCGCGCCATCGTCAAGGACCCGGCCATCCTGCTCCTGGACGAGGCGACGAGCGCGCTGGACGTGGAGTCGGAGCGTGTGGTGCAGCAGGCGCTGGACAGGGTGATGAAGAACCGGACAACAGTGATGGTGGCGCACCGGCTGTCGACGATCAAGAACGCCGACGTCATCTCGGTGATCCAGGACGGCAAGATCATCGAGCAGGGGGATCACCAGCACCTGATCGAGAACAAGAATGGCGCCTACCACAAGCTCGTCAacttgcagcagcagcagcagcaacagctgcaGGGGGGGCAGAGCTCATGA